In Bythopirellula goksoeyrii, a single window of DNA contains:
- a CDS encoding glutathione peroxidase, with product MIRDRLCYLLLSVYLLVVSGCGTTVEGVQQEGPVLKYKMQALDGKEIDLSSYEGKVVMVVNVASKCGFTGQYEQLQELHEKYADEGLAILGFPCNQFLGQEPGTAEEIEQFCRANYGVAFQMFAKIDVKGEKACEFYQELTSIDTKPKGAGNISWNFEKFLIDRNGKVIARFGSRTKPDAPEVVEIIERELAKEPIEKPSS from the coding sequence CTTTTGTTGTCCGTCTACTTGCTGGTCGTGTCCGGCTGTGGAACAACGGTTGAAGGAGTCCAACAGGAGGGTCCCGTGCTGAAATACAAAATGCAAGCGTTGGATGGGAAAGAAATCGACCTTTCCAGCTATGAAGGAAAAGTGGTGATGGTGGTAAATGTGGCCAGTAAATGTGGATTCACTGGTCAATATGAACAACTTCAAGAGTTGCACGAAAAGTATGCTGACGAGGGTCTGGCAATTCTTGGATTCCCTTGCAACCAGTTCTTGGGACAAGAGCCAGGTACTGCGGAAGAGATCGAACAGTTCTGCCGTGCCAACTATGGAGTGGCCTTCCAGATGTTTGCAAAAATAGACGTAAAAGGGGAAAAGGCATGTGAGTTCTATCAGGAACTGACCTCGATTGATACAAAACCCAAAGGGGCAGGAAATATCAGCTGGAACTTTGAGAAGTTTCTGATAGATCGCAATGGAAAGGTAATCGCTCGATTTGGCTCACGCACTAAGCCTGACGCACCCGAGGTGGTAGAGATCATCGAAAGAGAATTAGCCAAAGAACCTATTGAGAAACCTTCCAGCTGA
- a CDS encoding heme-binding protein, which produces MNLTFLAFFVTTALSGETNEGFAPPQGPAMEAIQLLQSAESQTEIEEIEGLLEQAVTLLGPQSPAADKLRQALTKPAEIGDLRQAGNEVLEMLTFVPRYEADLPEGFPTYTPAGVIELKVYPKNRRAIAKQFFTLFGHITRNQIAMTTPVRMEFDRGKNGKLKQESMAFYYGKPTIGSVGVQGNVQVVEQAGEMVVALGHRGSRDKKVIAEGERRLRAWLAEHPEYESNGNLVVMGYNSPMVPAKSQFFEIQLPVKQNSAP; this is translated from the coding sequence ATGAATCTTACATTTCTTGCGTTTTTCGTCACAACTGCCCTATCTGGAGAAACAAACGAAGGGTTCGCCCCTCCTCAAGGACCTGCGATGGAGGCAATCCAGTTACTTCAGAGTGCCGAATCGCAAACTGAGATCGAGGAAATAGAGGGTCTTCTCGAACAGGCAGTAACGCTATTGGGACCTCAAAGCCCGGCAGCTGACAAGCTCAGGCAAGCACTGACGAAACCTGCGGAGATAGGCGACTTGCGTCAAGCTGGAAATGAAGTATTGGAGATGCTTACCTTTGTTCCTCGCTATGAAGCGGATCTTCCGGAAGGTTTTCCAACTTATACTCCTGCGGGTGTCATTGAGTTGAAAGTCTATCCCAAGAATCGACGAGCCATAGCCAAGCAATTCTTTACACTCTTTGGTCACATCACTCGCAATCAGATTGCCATGACTACGCCCGTGCGCATGGAATTTGACCGTGGCAAGAATGGCAAACTGAAGCAGGAATCGATGGCCTTTTACTATGGCAAACCAACAATCGGTTCTGTGGGAGTTCAAGGCAATGTTCAGGTCGTTGAGCAAGCGGGCGAAATGGTGGTTGCATTGGGCCATCGAGGATCTCGTGACAAGAAAGTAATCGCTGAGGGAGAGCGACGGTTGCGAGCCTGGTTAGCGGAGCATCCCGAATATGAATCCAATGGCAATCTCGTTGTCATGGGCTACAACAGCCCCATGGTGCCCGCCAAATCACAATTCTTTGAAATCCAACTTCCCGTCAAGCAAAACTCGGCACCATAA